AGGCTTATGTGCAGTCCCTTtatgaaaaacatttgtttttggtGCAATATAATTTGCGTTCAGCTTTTCAATATTGAACTGTTAATTTATACTCCTGCATTTTATTTCTGTGCTTgccttagtgcattttactttgttgCTGTTTCGATGATCTTTGTATGCATGTACAgcgttattttattacatttgacGTTTTAGCGCATATTATTATACAGGGAGACAACTCTGGCTGGTCTACTAGGATTTCGGGCGTGTACACTACTTTTGTCGAAACATTTATATTGACGTCCGAGCTTGTTTTGCTGATAGTACATAGCACAATAAGATATGCATTCAGAAAAGTTTATTCTAAAGAATATGAGTACGCGTGTATGCGTGCGTTTATATGTGCATGTGCGAATGCGGTGGTTGTGTTTTGTGCGTTCATGTGTGTTTCCATGCTTATGACGATTGTGCGAGAATATATTGCGAACTAAACCCACATGCACCGAGTGGGTTTGATCAAGTCCGCCTATGTGAGAAGCGAATGAACAAGGGTTGAACGCTCTGAGCACTTAGTAATTGTTAAATGAGAAATTAAGCACTATGTGCACTGATGGCAAAATGCCGGAAAAAACATTATGTTGGACAATTAATATTAGTTAAGCTGGTACATTgactttcaacaacaaaaatgttgCCATCTTGTGTTCCTACCATTAAACTACACTCAGTTACTTATATGAGCATCTAAACTTCTAAGATAAACATTATTGAAGACACTATGAACGacgatgtgtttttttttttttttgaaacggtttattttgattttctgaGTTGTTTTAGAATGTCTTCAAATTTGCACTTTAAAAACGGTTCTCAATACGTTGTCCCCTGACAGATGGCAATTTACACAAAATGCTTTAAACTGTTAAAAGgatgtaaaatataaaagttgCATGCGTTAAAGACATTCATCGACATTCCTTGTCTTCTGCGTTGCAAAGATGCATTTCCAATAAATAATATATCAGTCAATTTGTAAACGGTCACACGCATTTAAATAAAACTGGCTTATAATCACTtatcatttaacaatataataaaatataacttttcaaaatataaaaacaattgagATTTGCGTATTCTAAAATATGGTGAAAAACAGTagattctttaaaaataaataattgttatgcaCTCAATATTTTACGCAATATTGTACtcttgattattttaattgtacaatCCCTTTATTTGTCCTTCAAATTAATTGatcttttttatgaatatttattttttggcaaTATCTCTGATCTTGTTATTTAACGAATGTTTGGACGAATTTTGACATATAGCTGCAATTTCTggatattaaattttaatatttttcttttcatttttaagtaAGTATTGTTCTTCGGTGTGTGGCGTGTGtgtgtgggtggggggggggcggagAACCCGGAGGAAACCGCTCTTCCGGTATTATGACCACTACCAAAACCCAAAACTCACTTGCGCCCGGAGTGTGAATAGACACCGGGTCGCCGGATATTTTTTTGACTTAACGCAACTAGATGGACTTGTGCAAAGTTTTGCAAAATgactattttcagaaaaaaagtgtcatatattcaaacaagaatgtatacatttttgtaaacagGCGAAATAACGCGCGTGGCTAAGAAAAATTATTACTCATTATtccaaatcaataaaataataaagcttttgtaacGCTTATCtgcgataatttttaaaatacgAGTATTACTAACATAGCGTTTATAATTAGCAATAATTTATAAAAGCGTGCTTGGAGCAGTGGTAACACTCTTGCTTTTGCTTCCACAGGACCCGGATTTGAATCCCGGGAAAACATTATAGATTTGTCTACAAACGTATTACATGAGATTTTTCTAAACATCGAAAATTTGTGAACTAGAACCTTAAAATCATTTCTAAGATCTATGAAAGCATGAAAATGACGTGCAAATCTTAGCATTAATTAACTgcgtaaaataaacaaaatatccaTGAACGACTCCAATGTGCGCAGCTGTGTTAATAATTAACGTGCTGTGTGACTGAAACGCAAAGACGGATATACGCAAGTACTGACAAGcaaacgttttaaccatgcaTCAAATTTGCATGGGCACTCGTAACTAGCCTGCTTCTGGGGTTTAACTAACTCGCAGAGACAATGCTTTTTCGACAAAAATAGCTAGTTGtttaatagtaaaaaaaataacttgGCGTTTAATGATCCCGTCATTTCTGGTTCTCCGCTTTATATGAATTACATATTACACATTGTCATATCGCATTTGATTAACTTCATGTTGCGTCATGCTTTGCAACATGCTAAGTGCATATTGCTTTCGTCTTGTTGAATTGCTTGTGTAATTATAAGTGTAATTGCTAGTGTAATGACTAGTGTAAAGTCGGAATGTGCAAACAGTATTTTGGTAACGAATAGCATAATACAAAACGCATTTGTCATGTACCAAAATGCAATTGTATGACGTCAACATGGAGTAGTCGTTAAGCAATATGCATTTGTCCTTAAGCAATATGCAATGGCCATTTaacaacatgaatggactggcggacaTTGCCTTCCATAGAAGATGCCATGTTTGCACAGCAAAAGTAACTAGGCAAATTCAAATGCCCTGTATCAGAAAGCAAgtagttaaaataagaatgtcatctAACATCAtgcatgttatgatttaaaaaaaaacattgtcatttaaCCGCATGCATGTACTGGCGGATATTCGCTTCCATACCAATCAGgcacgacgctttccgcctaaacacaattttatttgagAATTGACCTCATTTGAACGCAAAATACAATTAGAGCGGGAAGTGTCGCCTCTAATTAGCTTGTGCGAGCTGCAATGCGGACTCTGGCACAaacattaaaccccgttttcccacagcgatGCTCATATATACAAAACGGAGAATGTGCACATGTCGAAGGAAATAGAAGCTGTTTACCTCATCATTAAAGGAATAAGCGATCTTGTTGACGCTCTTCCGGTCGTCACGATGCATCTTGGCGTCATAGCCATCTCCGCGTTTGACGAATCTTTCGTATGGGGGTATGACATCAGcctatttaaaaatatgaaaacatcgGTCGTAAAGGGTGATGGTTATAACGTTAACCTACTAGTATAtgaaattatgaaaacaatttatATGGGCCTATGTTGATTTAGTAGTAGAACATGAAAACACATCCGATATAGTTGACATTACGTCAACCTGATTTATACTATGAATGCATCCGATATAGGGGGCATTACGTCAATCTATTGTAGCACATAAAATCATCCGATATAGGGGACAATTCGTCAACCTGTTGTAGAACATAAATACATCTGCTTAAGGGGTAGGACGTCAGCCAGTAAAACATAGAAAAAGGCGGTATACAATTAGCCTGTGTCATATTCAGTGATGTCGTTGAATGGTTGAAATACTGCCTAAAGAAAGCAATGCACACACGTTAACGGACGATACGAGGCACGATTAAGTAGCATATGAAAACTTCGTAATCGGGTTTTAACGTAAGCCGAAAGCAAATATTGTAACATGTCTTCAAGCGGTACAACAGCCTACATATACTGTCTGTTTGTCTTTAGTATTATATGCGGTCAGAACactgaacatttttaatatatCGTAAGCGGCCAGACGTAGTCTTTTGTTTAATGGGAAAGactatataatatgttatgacgTCAGCCTAAATCGAAATGTGAAAAAATGTCGTTGGACCTATGTGGCCATGTTTGAGTTGGTAGAGGGCCGGAATCACAAAGCCCCGTAAggaaatcttaatttaagctgtatATTAGGTACACTTACAGATGAAATTGTATGTAGGAAATGTCTATGTTTAAAAGAATAAAAGACATTCAATTaatatatacttgtttattttacacATGTCAGTGTTAATAGACCTACGCACGAAATAACCTTTGAAGGCATGAAATTTGCTTCAATGTAACCTAAGAAGCTTTGCAAAAACGGGTTTAGTATTCCAATATCTGGAAGTCTATTTCATACCCAATAAATTAAAGATCTCTAATAAGATTACCGTTTAAAGTTAGAAAGCGTATGACGTTAGTATGCTTTTTAgtcattatttaaagaaatgattttccaatatttcttaaaattgaccTTATAAAGTCATGAGTAAGAcacaatattattttcatataattatcCACCAACCCCTTGTTTTCATCATCGTTTTGACGTTATAATTGAAGTCTATATCAACCAACGAAACTACGACCACGTCCAGCCCATATCTCGGAAACTACGACCACGACTAGCCCAGATCCATAGCCATTATCCTCACCATCTGTATCAAAAACACCAACGCAACTTCTACCACAATCATCACCACCGCCATCAGCAACGCAATCTCCACCACCACTTCCGCCGCTGTCACCATCGCAATCACGCCGCCCAATATCCACTCGCTTATAGTTTCAACCCTTTTATTTCTGCTCGATTTCATCAAaatccttaggcttattgaaacgctttcAAGTCCGTTTTCTGGAAAGAACCACTACTTCGTGTCATTTGGGGAGATATAAAAAACGCTCTCAGATTGGTGAACGAGCCCGTAACCTCGCTGTCGTTGGGCGGACACCAAATCTACTACGCCAAGGCGACCTATACGCTTATACGTACCACCGTGTGTCGGATGCGAGCCCCAAGGAAGGTGTGCTTCCGACCCGCTATGAAGTCGTCCAGCTCGTGCCTGCTCCAGTATCGTATGCCAGAAGGCCAGGTCTGAGAACCTTCCCCGACCACCGTTCGGTGCTTCCGGCTGATGTTATTTGTCCTCTGGATGAGATATGAAGTAATACTTGCATTTCAGAATATCCAGTTCTTTACTTTGAacatgatttattttcaaacaagaaatatctttaaacaagatatacggcgttgattgtggtcgatgtttatgaacgatcaaaagttatctctatgagataaaaagtagcggatgccttttttctgcgcagttcttagctacatcacaagcaaatcaataacggggtgttgcgccagatttcgtggcttattttgctttatgtgatatttttactcagatgtctatatttacagaatataaaaacacaagaaacatgaaaataaacgagtgcatataggtcagccggcaatactcgaatcttatttaattgcataattatagtatagtgaattattgtgctcatgcttaataaactggtcaaaatggataaatatttctaattaattttatcaaaattggtccttatcatgcaaatgttgaaaacatattaaaatcgaTGATtggcataccacaataatattgccgaatatctttatttagtatctttctgatcaaaacagacttcaagtgcacaaagtttacgagcagcgtttatataaagatttctgcaactgaccgcaaactgaccttgataccttgcggattggaatgcaatgcgttaaagttaggtaacaattctgctgctgaaacgacggcttgctTACGCCAACTGAactcgaccaaggcaacagctgtgcctaaaatattgataaagcgactaaacgaactatttactccatcagacaaaaatagcatagattccaattttgtcCTTCAATGAAAAGGTCGCAAcaccttctgcgaactccggtgatgaactgtatataaactctgactttcgcgggctgaaatgcaatgcaagtaagtactaaatatgagaatatagcctttagtataaacgcttttgcgctggtaattctctcaaaataaaaggtgaacgcacaaactgtatttatgtcgaaaattgattgtaaaactgttctatctattgagccttttcattagagataaaattgtttcatgcagtaaaacagtgttacaaagacgcggatatgtttccaatgttctggtgttatactcaaatcagccaatggaataaatgaagtgtattcattcgtacctagccgcgggaaattttatttgcatattattggatacttacaaaggtcaagtcaggacgaaaagctggcttaatacagcttacgccgaaaaatacaaataatgacaTTATTACAAATGTTAACATATTGGCCCATACATACATTATAGGACAAAAGTACGCCattaagttttataaaattaCCGAGGTTCTTTCCCTTATAGTTAAtcttatcttttttattttttggtgcACATGTTTATTCAAGACTATGCAATTTATCGAATAAACTTATCCGGTTCATTGATTGatgatttaacattattttagtaTATATGTGAGTTTATCTAAAActgcatacatgcattattttcacaaaatggaCAAATCAACGATGATACACCCATGTTACAAAACACCCATTACATATGTGTGTTTACAACTCTAAACAGCCACCTTTAAATAAGCGTGGGAATATAAGCAGGAGTAATTTTACTTTAGTAAAATCGTTGTGGATCAGTATGAATATGAACTACCGTGGTTCACACTCTAATTAACGGTACTGATGCGTTTTCAAagagttttcaataaaaaagaatGATTTTTTGTAGGCGTGAGATCGTATGTACTCACTATAATAAAATTGCAGATAAAAGGAGTTATAGGTGCGTGGCAACGCGAAATATCAATTGTTTTACACATGTCTGTATTTCGGGAAAGATTATTATGTTCCCCTTTTAAAGTTAGCACATACTGTCTCAATAACCTGGTATACATACCTTAAAAAGACGCTTAAACCAGAATACAAAATGCCGACATACAAACATAAATGACAAGGTTTTGACTGAGCTCTCTATTTGGATAGATATTTTAAACCAACCGAACTTCCTTGCTCCTATTTTTCGCTTATCGGTGTATTTTAGTGATGAACCTTATATGTATAGCCCGTTTTATCAAAGGAGCTTTATTTATACAGCGTATTAATGACAAACGACGTTAGAAAATTAACAATATGgctatatttatattattgtgtcaTATATAAAGTGTATTATTAGATGTTGGACCATTTTTATCAACGCCTCTTGATATTCAGTCTAAAGTTTAAAAATTAAGGGAACATTTGTAAAACGTTcaatttttaaacaacaaatattaatattattcaaATAGTCACTTATCCACTTTCTCAATAAGATCTAAAGATAATTATACAGATTTAACATGTTCAGCTTACCCATACTATGTTTTTCCACAACCCCATTTGTTCTTGTGGGTTAAAATCCTTTTACCGTACCTTTTGTTTTCAATCGTCCTCcgttttgtttgaaattattttattattttttctttaaatcctaaacaaacaaaGTAATAGCTCCCTCGTCTCCTTGATTTAATTCGTCTTAGAAACGACGTTGAGTGACGTAAGAACGCCATGATATGACGTCATTAAACTTCCACTTTGCGTGACGTAACGAGACGTCGCTACAATATTTACACATGTCGCTAACGAAATTCTTTAAGTCTGCAGTTAATTCGCATTGATATTCTTTTACACACCTTAAGACTCTAGTGAAGATTTTCATATGGAGGTTTGTAGATGCCGTCCCTGAACTAGTTTAACACAGGTGCGCTTTTTAAAAAGCTGTTAAGCTATTGCATCGGTGCGAAAAAGGTACTAACAACTTTTTAGGACGATACACCCTATTAGGCTTAAACTCTGGCTCATGTGTAGAGAAAAACAGAATCTACATTGAGataagtagtagtggtaataaTACATGACAGATGTGTTTCTTGTGAAAGAGGACTAAATTAGCTTGACAAAATATTGTCGACCAGAGCCCTATTAGTAGTGCTTCCATTTGAACCGTGCTCTTTTAAAAAGGGTTTAATATATATGCGTAATAtttcgtcccaaataagcctgcgcagtccgcacaggctaatcagggacgaaactttccgcttttatgatacttttggtttaaagaaagtctcttcttagcaaaaatcaagtttatgcggaaagtgtcgtcattgattagtctgtttggactgcacaggctaatctgggacgacactttacgcacattcattaaaccacattttcacagagcacggccgaTTTATATTACTATTAAGTGGCTCAGCCACAGGCACAGTAAAGTCGAAGAGTCCGATGGGGGCTCGATGACATGCCCGCGAAACTCACTACGGAACTTGTTTGTGTACCTTGAAAATCTCTGGAGCGTGTTAGGGTTACTATAACTATGTTTTAacactatttatttttgtaaagttttAAATATCGTTGCTAGGTTAACGTTAATTAGCAAATATTATCATAATTGCATGTAATGTATATACTCGTGTGATTTAAAAACCACGATTTCAGTACTAAACGAGTTGCTAAAATTGTGGTACGCGTTTTGTTCGATAccgtgtttttttaataatgtgtcatTAACGTAATAAACGCGTAGTAGTTCTTTAATACTTCTTTAAACCAGAAAGGGACACCTGCATTCGTCATCCGGCACCTCGTGACTCAGTAAAATTCCCATTCAAAGCCGTGAGGGTGTGAAGAGAACGGAAACAGACGCCATCGGAACACTAAGAACGCATCAGGTCGTTAACTTTGAATCCCGCGGTTTCCCTGTATGATGTACCGTTGAATAGTACGCCTCaggatatagagaataataggttggtgacgcgGATGTAGAaaggttatctggcaagtcggctcacccgataagatcctccgacgagccagatactCATCCACTTCACGAACTGATTATTCTATGTATCctgtcttatttatttatttttattttatgcttttttggtGGTACCCAACACAATTGGTGCACGGACCGCTAGAGATTCTGACGCGAACATATTTCATTCTTAAACTTCCAATGGGATTATTGTCACATACAAAGAAAATACTTCAGAAATCTCAAAAGGGACGCGTCGTTGCGAtcaattgaaattgttttatgaaaatatatcaaaCTCAGTCATAAAACCGTTTTATATGGCCATGATTTTGTTCTGCGTAGTTCATCTTAATCGTCATTGATattaagataaaaaattgtacAGTCTGATTTGCTTTACACGCGGActcaaaacaacacaaaaacatatctaagtgtataacatataaatgagCCGTGTTCTATGAAatgggtgtttaatgcatgtacgtaaagtgttctcccagatgagcctgtgcagtccacacagggtgatcagggatgacacttgtcgctttaatgatattttctgtttaaagaaagtcacttcttagcaaaaatccatttttggcggaatgcattaaaccccattttcacggagcgcggctcaaatgtatatgtatgcaACAGACGAAGAGGAAAAATGTGCTTAAATTTGCTTCTAATCAAACGTTGATTATTCCgttactgattttttttctgacaaTCGATTATCCAAGGAACACATAAGTAAAATGTTTCCTATTTAAATATCATTCA
This is a stretch of genomic DNA from Dreissena polymorpha isolate Duluth1 chromosome 7, UMN_Dpol_1.0, whole genome shotgun sequence. It encodes these proteins:
- the LOC127839264 gene encoding uncharacterized protein LOC127839264; this translates as MGLWKNIVWRTNNISRKHRTVVGEGSQTWPSGIRYWSRHELDDFIAGRKHTFLGARIRHTVADVIPPYERFVKRGDGYDAKMHRDDRKSVNKIAYSFNDEERQRTVPLLSSSTYGHRLSQPPELFARGHVRVERAHKGFLHTRGTWLPHKEDISLKCKL